The following are encoded in a window of Vespa crabro chromosome 2, iyVesCrab1.2, whole genome shotgun sequence genomic DNA:
- the LOC124422010 gene encoding transcription initiation factor IIA subunit 2, producing MSYQLYRNTTLGNTLQESLDELIQYGQITPQLAIKVLLQFDKAINQALATRVKSRLTFKAGKLNTYRFCDNVWTFMLNDVEFREVQEIAVVDKVKIVACDGKTLDADAAAKR from the exons atGTCTTATCAGTTATATAGAAACACAACGTTAGGAAATACGTTACAAGAAAGTCTTGATGAATTGATTCAG tatGGACAAATTACGCCACAACTTGCCATAAAGGTATTATTGCAATTTGACAAAGCTATCAACCAAGCACTTGCTACTAGAGTTAAATCACGACTTACATttaag gcAGGAAAATTAAATACCTACAGATTTTGTGATAATGTTTGGACATTTATGCTTAATGATGTTGAATTTCGAGAGGTTCAAGAGATTGCTGTAGtggataaagtaaaaatagtTGCTTGTGATGGTAAAA CATTAGATGCAGATGCAGCAGCAAAACGATAG
- the LOC124422007 gene encoding 8-oxo-dGDP phosphatase NUDT18: MSEKLDEQIRLLFAGQNLNDDTYIAHTVQHEEDGTKNVYTTTDTNYIPICQKTVTYIVAAVVINDQNEILMMQEAKASCSGKWYLPAGRVERNENLLDAVKREVLEETGLIIEPKTLILVECASGSWFRFVFIGDISGGNIKTSDQANEESLQARWVHNIEDLPLRSNDIIPLIERGKNYILNKPGRQHPYLMPLSKPLSKLLLQIIITAKKRATNKLHVVILDTELLHLPVCEINPNRSLLSTLHNFMTEIFGTDVAPHKPHGLLLVEFSGNHDGDGLCLSLLVSFKLPVEEVPVIGKYFWYQASENTAEAITTRLPRNMTVPLNVVR, encoded by the exons ATGTCAGAAAAACTTGACGAAcaaattcgattattatttgcgGGACAAAATTTAAATGATGACACGTATATTGCACATACCGTTCAACATGAAGAGGATG GTACAAAAAATGTCTATACTACTACAGATACAAATTATATACCAATTTGTCAAAAAACTGTGACATATATTGTAGCTGCTGTAGTTATAAATgatcaaaatgaaatattaatgatgcAAGAAGCAAAGGCTTCCTGTAGTGGCAAATGGTATTTACCTGCTGGTCGAGTTGAAcgcaatgaaaatttattagatgCTGTGAAAAGAGAAGTTTTAGAGGAAACTGGACTTATAATAGAACctaaaacattaatattagtGGAATGTGCAAGCGGTTCGTGGTTTCGCTTTGTCTTTATAGGTGATATATCTGGTGGTAATATAAAAACATCGGATCAAGCAAATGAAGAATCATTACAAGCACGTTGGGTACATAATATAGAAGATTTACCACTTAGATCTAATGATATTATTCCACTAATAGAAAGAggcaaaaattatattttgaataagCCTGGACGACAACATCCATATTTAATGCCATTATCAAAACCACTttccaaattattattacaaataattattactgccAAAAAAAGAGCAAc GAACAAATTACATGTAGTTATATTGGATACAGAATTGCTTCATTTGCCTGTTTGTGAAATCAACCCTAATCGTAGTCTTCTTTCCACCTTGCACAACTTTATGACT GAAATCTTTGGGACAGACGTGGCACCTCATAAACCACATGGATTGTTATTGGTTGAGTTTAGTGGAAATCATGATGGAGATGGTCTTTGTTTGTCATTATTAGTGTCTTTTAAGTTACCGGTAGAAGAAGTACCCGTTATTGGAAAATACTTTTGGTACCAAGCCTCAGAAAATACAGCAGAAGCTATTACAACTCGTTTACCACGAAATATGACCGTGCCATTAAATGTGGTACGTTAA
- the LOC124422003 gene encoding membrane-bound transcription factor site-2 protease isoform X2 has translation MDILNVLIVIGLIHCSLFFFDTIFKTCSHFPYIYFLKNTGLEVQLMRIKWFTTVFNRKIIKWGMDRSKFWTTWFNVGAIINNKNTAILLEPMLPGIDMPFNEIGYYTVTLVVCTIVHELGHALAAVREDVQLYGIGILLAFTIPIAYVNINNEQFISLPLRNQLRITCAGVWHNIILAALAAVILVLSTWFWAPLYNLYSGVYVKNILPNSPVRGQTGLLEHDIIYKVNNCPIKHNEDWYQCILNIIHQPAPGYCVKQSFIQEYDESVPSIQRNNGVVNCCTLDSETTGSLCFEYIEGPQGAPLHLPPHSCLPARTMINQSQNYCQASHECSSQDTHCIKPSLDNVTKIVHIKRKMGKDVLFFGHPADIYRTVDVSDWVPKYSFLNPSIPESLVLLCKYITMFSAGLAVINVVPCFFSDGQYIINILALYVSDIIPYNRNIREALTLTITSIGTILLSINIVYLLINKLL, from the exons atggatattttaaatgtattgaTCGTAATTGGTCTTATACAttgttcgttattttttttcgacacAATTTTCAAg ACCTGTTCACATTttccatacatatattttttaaaaaatactgGATTAGAAGTTCAGTTAATGCGAATAAAATGGTTTACTACTGTATTCAATCGCAAAATAATCAAATGGGGCATGGATCGCTCCAAATTTTGGACAACATGGTTCAATGTTGGAGccataataa ataataaaaatacagcTATATTACTGGAACCAATg TTGCCTGGAATTGATATGCCATTTAATGAAATTGGATATTATACAGTAACACTGGTAGTCTGTACCATAGTTCATGAACTTGGTCATGCATTAGCTGCAGTCAGAGAAGATGTACAGTTATATGGCATAGGAATATTATTAGCTTTTACTATACCAATAGCTTATGTCAACATAAATAATGAACAATTTATATCATTGCCATTACGTAATCAATTGAGAATTACATGTGCAGGAGTTTGGCACAACATAATTCTTGCAGCTTTAGCTGCAGTAATTCTTGTGCTTTCAACATGGTTCTGGGCTCctctttataatctttatagtGGAGTCTATGTAAAAAACATTTTACCT AATTCACCTGTAAGAGGTCAAACAGGTCTTTTAGaacatgatataatatataaagtaaataattgtCCCATTAAACATAATGAAGACTGGTAccaatgtatattaaatattattcatcaGCCTGCTCCTGGATATTGTGTTAAACAATCTTTTATTCAG GAATATGACGAATCAGTACCATCtattcaaagaaataatgGAGTAGTAAATTGTTGCACTTTAGATAGCGAGACAACTGGAAGTTTATGCTTTGAATACATAGAAGGGCCACAGGGTGCACCTCTCCATTTACCACCACATTCCTGTCTTCCAGCAAGAACCATGATCAATCAGTCTCAAAACTATTGCCAAGCAAGCCATGAGTGTTCCTCTCAAGATACACATTGTATAAAACCTTCTTTAGATAATGTAACTAAG ATCGTACACATAAAACGTAAGATGGGAAAAGATGTGTTATTTTTTGGGCATCCAGCTGATATTTACAGAACAGTCGATGTATCAGATTGGGTTCCTAAATACAGTTTTTTAAATCCTAGCATTCCTGAATCTCTAGTTCTACTTTGTAAATATATCACAATGTTTTCAGCTGGATTGGCTGTTATTAATGTGGTACCTTGTTTCTTTTCAGATGGTCagtacattataaatatacttgCTCTTTATGTATCGGATATAATAccatataatagaaatattagagAAGCGTTAACTCTTACAATAACAAGTATAGGTACCATACTTCTTAGCATAAATATAGtgtatttacttattaataaattattgtaa
- the LOC124422005 gene encoding zinc finger protein 37 homolog isoform X2, protein MFSPIPIKYEYVGGEDVSRNGRIDTSDNSKYPLFINQDPECRYRQLPQFWDYAQSSVNLPQKDETYNCQDLLQVQETGSLTYVKDYFHHGILFQLNQHQEEAATQTQFSDQSQQNLSDETQSTQGLQYSQQSKSVNQTTTTVQPIPSMKHNRPGRPPKSSSETTVTKKLKCQCEICFKEFGHKSNLFIHMRTHNGERPYKCNQCEKCFTHSGNLAIHMRTHSGERPYGCQICGKMFSHSGNLSTHLRTHSGVKPYKCSVCGKEFRHSGNLSIHERIHSGIKPFQCKVCGKDFYHSGNLTTHMKKHTVNINTNVEICDNGTKQMQNTKDHDDVPHSNSLNNVTLTSQISDIEIIHHTVNVVPVKNECIDEPRSDNTLISKPTTT, encoded by the exons ATGTTTAGTCCTATACCAATAAAGTACGAATATGTAGGAGGAGAAGATGTCAGTAGAAATGGTAGGATTGATACTTCAGATAATTCTAAATATCCTTTGTTTATCAATCAAGATCCTGAGTGTAGATATCGTCAGTTACCACAATTTTGGGATTATGCACAATCATCTGTAAATCTTCCTCAAAAAGATGAAACTTACAACTGTCAGGATCTGCTTCAAGTACAa gaAACTGGTTCTTTAACATATGTGAAAGATTACTTCCATCATGGCATATTATTTCAACTTAACCAACATCAAGAGGAAGCTGCTACACAAACTCAATTTTCTGATCAGAGCCAACAGAATTTATCAGATGAAACACAATCAACACAAGGACTACAATATTCGCAACAGTCTAAAAGTGTTAATCAAACTACAACAACTGTACAACCAATTCCATCTATGAAACATAATCGTCCAGGAAGACCTCCAAAGAGTTCTTCTGAAACTACAGTGACAAAGAAATTAAAGTGTCAGTGTGAAATTTGTTTCAAAGAATTTGGACACAagagtaatttatttattcatatgaGAACTCATAATGGGGAAAGACCTTATAAATGTAATCAGTGTGAAAAATGCTTTACACATAGTGGAAATTTAGCGATACATATGAGGACTCATTCAGGCGAAAGACCATATGGTTGTCAAATATGTGGTAAAATGTTTAGTCACAGTGGAAATTTATCTACACACTTGCGTACTCATTCAGGGGTAAAACCCTACAAATGTTCTGTATGTGGTAAAGAATTCAGACATAGTGGGAATTTATCAATACATGAAAGAATACATTCTGGAATTAAACCATTTCAATGTAAAGTCTGTGGCAAAGATTTTTATCATAGTGGAAACTTAACAACTCATATGAAAAAACATACAGTAAACATAAATACGAATGTGGAAATTTGTGACAATGGTACAAAGCAAATGCAAAATACAAAAGATCATGATGATGTTCCTCATTCAAATTCACTAAATAATGTAACACTGACTTCACAGATAAgtgatattgaaataatacacCATACAGTTAATGTGGTTCCTGTAAAAAATGAATGTATTGATGAGCCTAGATCAGATAATACTTTAATATCAAAACCAACGACTACATAa
- the LOC124422005 gene encoding zinc finger protein 37 homolog isoform X1 — MYLQMFSPIPIKYEYVGGEDVSRNGRIDTSDNSKYPLFINQDPECRYRQLPQFWDYAQSSVNLPQKDETYNCQDLLQVQETGSLTYVKDYFHHGILFQLNQHQEEAATQTQFSDQSQQNLSDETQSTQGLQYSQQSKSVNQTTTTVQPIPSMKHNRPGRPPKSSSETTVTKKLKCQCEICFKEFGHKSNLFIHMRTHNGERPYKCNQCEKCFTHSGNLAIHMRTHSGERPYGCQICGKMFSHSGNLSTHLRTHSGVKPYKCSVCGKEFRHSGNLSIHERIHSGIKPFQCKVCGKDFYHSGNLTTHMKKHTVNINTNVEICDNGTKQMQNTKDHDDVPHSNSLNNVTLTSQISDIEIIHHTVNVVPVKNECIDEPRSDNTLISKPTTT, encoded by the exons atgtatttacagATGTTTAGTCCTATACCAATAAAGTACGAATATGTAGGAGGAGAAGATGTCAGTAGAAATGGTAGGATTGATACTTCAGATAATTCTAAATATCCTTTGTTTATCAATCAAGATCCTGAGTGTAGATATCGTCAGTTACCACAATTTTGGGATTATGCACAATCATCTGTAAATCTTCCTCAAAAAGATGAAACTTACAACTGTCAGGATCTGCTTCAAGTACAa gaAACTGGTTCTTTAACATATGTGAAAGATTACTTCCATCATGGCATATTATTTCAACTTAACCAACATCAAGAGGAAGCTGCTACACAAACTCAATTTTCTGATCAGAGCCAACAGAATTTATCAGATGAAACACAATCAACACAAGGACTACAATATTCGCAACAGTCTAAAAGTGTTAATCAAACTACAACAACTGTACAACCAATTCCATCTATGAAACATAATCGTCCAGGAAGACCTCCAAAGAGTTCTTCTGAAACTACAGTGACAAAGAAATTAAAGTGTCAGTGTGAAATTTGTTTCAAAGAATTTGGACACAagagtaatttatttattcatatgaGAACTCATAATGGGGAAAGACCTTATAAATGTAATCAGTGTGAAAAATGCTTTACACATAGTGGAAATTTAGCGATACATATGAGGACTCATTCAGGCGAAAGACCATATGGTTGTCAAATATGTGGTAAAATGTTTAGTCACAGTGGAAATTTATCTACACACTTGCGTACTCATTCAGGGGTAAAACCCTACAAATGTTCTGTATGTGGTAAAGAATTCAGACATAGTGGGAATTTATCAATACATGAAAGAATACATTCTGGAATTAAACCATTTCAATGTAAAGTCTGTGGCAAAGATTTTTATCATAGTGGAAACTTAACAACTCATATGAAAAAACATACAGTAAACATAAATACGAATGTGGAAATTTGTGACAATGGTACAAAGCAAATGCAAAATACAAAAGATCATGATGATGTTCCTCATTCAAATTCACTAAATAATGTAACACTGACTTCACAGATAAgtgatattgaaataatacacCATACAGTTAATGTGGTTCCTGTAAAAAATGAATGTATTGATGAGCCTAGATCAGATAATACTTTAATATCAAAACCAACGACTACATAa
- the LOC124422003 gene encoding membrane-bound transcription factor site-2 protease isoform X1 yields the protein MDILNVLIVIGLIHCSLFFFDTIFKTCSHFPYIYFLKNTGLEVQLMRIKWFTTVFNRKIIKWGMDRSKFWTTWFNVGAIISIIILPVVMIAILRVTFNIWIAGPFTDNKNTAILLEPMLPGIDMPFNEIGYYTVTLVVCTIVHELGHALAAVREDVQLYGIGILLAFTIPIAYVNINNEQFISLPLRNQLRITCAGVWHNIILAALAAVILVLSTWFWAPLYNLYSGVYVKNILPNSPVRGQTGLLEHDIIYKVNNCPIKHNEDWYQCILNIIHQPAPGYCVKQSFIQEYDESVPSIQRNNGVVNCCTLDSETTGSLCFEYIEGPQGAPLHLPPHSCLPARTMINQSQNYCQASHECSSQDTHCIKPSLDNVTKIVHIKRKMGKDVLFFGHPADIYRTVDVSDWVPKYSFLNPSIPESLVLLCKYITMFSAGLAVINVVPCFFSDGQYIINILALYVSDIIPYNRNIREALTLTITSIGTILLSINIVYLLINKLL from the exons atggatattttaaatgtattgaTCGTAATTGGTCTTATACAttgttcgttattttttttcgacacAATTTTCAAg ACCTGTTCACATTttccatacatatattttttaaaaaatactgGATTAGAAGTTCAGTTAATGCGAATAAAATGGTTTACTACTGTATTCAATCGCAAAATAATCAAATGGGGCATGGATCGCTCCAAATTTTGGACAACATGGTTCAATGTTGGAGccataataagtattattattttgccaGTTGTAATGATTGCAATTTTAAGagtaacatttaatatatggATTGCTGGACCATTtacagataataaaaatacagcTATATTACTGGAACCAATg TTGCCTGGAATTGATATGCCATTTAATGAAATTGGATATTATACAGTAACACTGGTAGTCTGTACCATAGTTCATGAACTTGGTCATGCATTAGCTGCAGTCAGAGAAGATGTACAGTTATATGGCATAGGAATATTATTAGCTTTTACTATACCAATAGCTTATGTCAACATAAATAATGAACAATTTATATCATTGCCATTACGTAATCAATTGAGAATTACATGTGCAGGAGTTTGGCACAACATAATTCTTGCAGCTTTAGCTGCAGTAATTCTTGTGCTTTCAACATGGTTCTGGGCTCctctttataatctttatagtGGAGTCTATGTAAAAAACATTTTACCT AATTCACCTGTAAGAGGTCAAACAGGTCTTTTAGaacatgatataatatataaagtaaataattgtCCCATTAAACATAATGAAGACTGGTAccaatgtatattaaatattattcatcaGCCTGCTCCTGGATATTGTGTTAAACAATCTTTTATTCAG GAATATGACGAATCAGTACCATCtattcaaagaaataatgGAGTAGTAAATTGTTGCACTTTAGATAGCGAGACAACTGGAAGTTTATGCTTTGAATACATAGAAGGGCCACAGGGTGCACCTCTCCATTTACCACCACATTCCTGTCTTCCAGCAAGAACCATGATCAATCAGTCTCAAAACTATTGCCAAGCAAGCCATGAGTGTTCCTCTCAAGATACACATTGTATAAAACCTTCTTTAGATAATGTAACTAAG ATCGTACACATAAAACGTAAGATGGGAAAAGATGTGTTATTTTTTGGGCATCCAGCTGATATTTACAGAACAGTCGATGTATCAGATTGGGTTCCTAAATACAGTTTTTTAAATCCTAGCATTCCTGAATCTCTAGTTCTACTTTGTAAATATATCACAATGTTTTCAGCTGGATTGGCTGTTATTAATGTGGTACCTTGTTTCTTTTCAGATGGTCagtacattataaatatacttgCTCTTTATGTATCGGATATAATAccatataatagaaatattagagAAGCGTTAACTCTTACAATAACAAGTATAGGTACCATACTTCTTAGCATAAATATAGtgtatttacttattaataaattattgtaa
- the LOC124422009 gene encoding CCAAT/enhancer-binding protein gamma-like, with protein MAPKNKENNSGNKKKRQVSEEEDDEDYRRRRDRNNQAVKRSRVKSKLRTQQTLERVNQLKRENELLEEKIKMLTKELGFLKDLFLAHAGSSQHSMNFQDIDLNALLAEDTKPLELPKTTAEL; from the exons atggcgccgaaaaataaagaaaacaactctggtaacaagaaaaaaagacaagtttctgaagaagaagatgatgaagattATAGAAGGCGCCGTGATAGAAATAATCag GCTGTAAAACGATCAAGAGTAAAAAGCAAATTACGTACACAACAAACTCTGGAACGTGTAAACCAacttaaaagagaaaatgagttattggaggaaaagataaaaatgctTACAAAAGAATTAGGCTTCCTTAAGGATCTTTTCCTTGCCCATGCTG GTTCCAGTCAACATTCTATGAATTTTCAAGATATAGACCTGAATGCTCTTCTAGCAGAAGATACAAAACCTCTAGAATTGCCTAAAACAACTGCTGAGCTTTAA